The following nucleotide sequence is from Paenibacillus odorifer.
AGATGTGCAAACTTGGCTAACGGGTAAAATAAGTGACGTTGTTTCTAAAAGCTTAAACATTGAGGCTGTAGCTGATATTCCAATTTTCAATCGTATTCGTGAGTTGAATAAACAAGAGATGATGGCAGTTTACCAATTTCTTGAGCAATAGAGTTTAGTTTTCTCAAAAAGACGATATAGAAAAGTAACGCATCGAGTCCATAGACCCGATGCGTTTTTTTACAATTGATTATAAAGCTTACCATCAACAGGTTCTAACCATTCTGTTTCTCCGGGTGAAATGGCTAAGTGAACAAACCAGCTGTCTTTTGTAGCACCATGCCAATGTTTTACGTTCGCTGGAATATTCACAACATCCCCGGTTTGGAGGAATTGAGCTGGTTTGCCTTCTTCTTGATACCAACCCTCACCACCGGTAACTAATAATACTTGTCCGATTTTATGGGAGTGCCAGTTATTGCGAGCTCCCGGGGCAAAGGTTACGTTCCCAATAGGCGCATTCAAAGGTGTCGCGTCAGTATAAATCATCTGCAAGTATGCATCACCTATAAAATTAGCTTCAACCTTTTGTCCGAGTGGAAAGATAGTACTGTTGCTTAGTTGCTCATTAGCCATAATAAAAAACCTCTTTCGTTTAATTTTTATAAATTTCTTTGGCAATATTAAATGCCGCCCAAGCTTTAGGCCACCCTACATAAAACGAAATTAACTGCTTCAAAATGAAGTATAGACCTTAAAGTACACTTTAAGGCAAGCCATAAAAATGGATTCATACTCCGACATTTGGTTTTTTATTAGTTTAAGTATATCCTTTGGATAGAAACAAAATTAGAAATGGAGGTGGGGATCATGCCTTATTCCATTGGAGAATTTGCAGAAATCGTCGGTGTTAACAAGAGCACGCTCAGATATTACGAAATGGAAGGATTACTTACTCCACATCGAAGTGACAATAATTTACGCGAATATACAGATCAGGATATAGGTTGGGTTCAATTTTTACTTCATTTAAAAGATTCAGGAATGACGATGGCAGAATTGAAGCAATATACCGAGTGGCGGGCTATGGGGGACGAGACAATTCCTGAACGGAAAAATTTACTTGAACAGCGTAAGCAACAAGTGGAACAAGAAATTAAGGCATTGCAACAAAACTTAGATATACTGAACCGTAAAATTGTATTTTATAATGATCAACTAACGGGGAATAAATACGAATTCGTCCTTTATCACAATGAATAGATATCACATCAAGAAGAAAAGTAGATTCCTAACAAGTTAAGAGGCAGATGAACAACCTTTGATAATCAAAAGTTGTTCATCTGCCTCTTGTTCATGATTTTGTCCATTTAGCTGGATTCGTGTCATCCGGGATTACCTGATTGATAATATCTAGATAATGATTGGCTTTGTCTTCCATATATTTGACTTTAAGTTTGGCCTCTTCCAACTGAGCTGCAGCAGCGGCTTTATACTCCATTATGATTTGATAACGATCGTGGATGGTAGAATCGCCTAGTAAACACAAGTCTACATAGCTTTTAATGTCTTCTACTGACATCCCACATTGTTTGAGATATTTTACACCTGTTAGCCAATTAATGGAGTCATCATCAAAAAGACGAATGTTATTTTTGTCCCGTTGTATCGTTGGAACTAAACCCTTATCCGTATAATAACGGATGGTATGTTCAGTCAAACCCAGTAGTTTGGCAACTTCCTTCACAGTATACATTGTAATTCCTCCTTGAAAATGGATGCGAAAAGAACTCAGCATCGCTTGACTTCGTGTTACTCGAACCTGTTAGGCTAATTATTGTAATCTTAATCACAGAACATGTAAATAGGAGGATTTCATATGCAAACAGTAACTCTGAACAATGGTGTAGTGATGCCTATCCTTGGTTTTGGTGTCTATCAAATGAATGATGCTAGCGAATGCGAGCAGAGCGTTTATGAAGCTATTATGGCAGGCTATCGCCTGATTGATACTGCAGCAGCTTACCAAAATGAAGAAGCCGTCGGTAGAGCCATCAAACGCAGTGGTGTACCAAGAGAAGAAATATTTATTACTACTAAACTTTGGATTCAGGATGCCGGTTATGAGCGTACTAAGAAAGCCTTTGCCAAATCGCTCGATCGATTACAAGTGGATTATTTAGATTTATATTTAATTCATCAGCCATTTGGTGATGTATATGGTTCCTGGCGTGCTATGGAGGAATTGTACCGTGAGGGTAAGATCAAGGCGATTGGAGTCAGCAATTTTCAAATGGATCGTCTAATTGATTTGATTAGCCACAATGAAATTACACCTGCAATCAACCAGATTGAAACACATCCTTTTCAGCAGCAAATCGAAAGTGCGAATTATATGAAAGAGAAGAATGTGCAGATCGAGTCATGGGGACCTTTTGCGGAAGGACGAAACAACCTTTTCAATAATGAAGTATTAGTTTCTATCGCTGAAAAATATCAGAAATCCGTTGCTCAGGTAGTTTTACGTTGGTTAACTCAAAGAGGCGTGATTGCTATTCCAAAGTCTACGCATAAAGAACGGATCATCGAAAATTTTAATATTTTTGACTTCGAATTAAACCAAGAAGATTTAGAGACAATAGCTAAATTAGATACGAAACAGAGTGTTTTCTTCTCGCATAATGATCCCCAAATCGTAGAAGGACTCGCCAAACATAAATTTGACATTTAACATTTGTATAGCACATCCAAGGGGTGCCCTAAAAGCCATGAAAAGGCTAAGGGGCACCCTTATTTTATAAACCAGATCTAACTCCAAAACTTTATTGAGGAGATGATAATCTACTTGAGTAATCATATTGCATGATCCGGTCGAGATATTACATTCTCATTTATCCGTTTATTAATTATATTGAAGCTGTATTCGTTTAAAAAATCCCAGAGTAAAGGAGAAATTACTTTTGAGAAGAGAACTGAGGAAGGTTTTGTCTTTTTTGTTGGTTTTAGTGACAGTGGTTGGCACAGGGATTAGCTTTGATGGTAATATTGTAAACGCTTTCGGACCTAATGTCTTATATGTACCACCAGCAGATTCACCATCCTATGGGGCTTTATCACCTAGGGCAATCCAGCTTAAATATAGTGGCATCAACAATAATAAAATGTATGCTACATTTGAACAAACCTCTAATACCACACCTGTTTTCCCTATTTATGAAAGCGTTGACAATGGTGTCACTTGGAATCAGGTTGGAGAAGTGGAGGATACTCAAAACGGTTGGGGAATGTTAAATTGCCCTGAATTGTTTGAACTCCCCCAATCTTTAGGTAACATGCCTGCGGGTACTATGCTTCTTGCAGGAAATTCTGTGCCAAGCAACAAAGCAGCTACCAAGTTGGAATTATATAAAAGCAATGATTTAGGTAGAACATGGACATATGTAAGCACCATTGCTGAAGGTGGACGAAACGATATTGGTTACGATCCCATTTGGGAGCCTTTCTTTTTGGTTCACAACAACAAACTCATTGTTTATTATTCAGATGAACGTGATCCAGCCCATGCCCAGAAGTTAGTTCATCAGACTACGTTGGAGGGCACGAACTGGGGACCTGTGGTAGTTGATGTGGCATTTGCAGACAGTAAATTACGTCCAGGAATGCCTACAATCGCTAAGCTGGGCAATGGTAATTACGCAATGACCTATGAGATGGTCGGATACCCGGGCGTGCCCAATTATTTGAAAATTTCAGCAGATCCTGAGAGCTGGAATCCAACTGAAGTAGGAACTCTTGTAGGGTACGGAGGAAGTCCCTATATATCTGCTTTGGGAGATGGGAGACTCGTATTAAACGTTGCAGGAAAAAAAGAAGTGCTGATCAACTCTTCTAGAGTGGATGCATCCGGCAGCTGGGTTCCATATAATCCACCCGTAGACGCAGGGTATAACCGCCAACTACTGCCGCTTAGCAATGGCCGCTTATTTATCCCACAAGCCGGATTTTTTAGTGGGAAAAACACGGTGAAATACGGTGATATGTCCGTAGGTTACTACAAATTAATTAATGTGAAGAGTGGGAAGGCTTTAGGTGTATTGGAAGGCGGAACTGCGAATGGCAATCCGCTCGTGCAATGGAGCAGTGGGACTAATTCCTTGGATCAATATTGGCTCATTTCCACTGCGGAAAGTGGTTATGCTCCTAACGGTTACAAATCCATTGTGAATGCAAAGAGTGGTAAGGTCGCCGGAATATTAGAAGGATCAACAACAGAAGGAGCCAAAGCCGTATTATGGACTGAAAACAATTCCGATGACCAGCAGTGGACTTTACAAGCCTCTGGTAACTACTACAAGATTGTTAACCGTAACAGTGGTCAGACGTTAGGTATAGCGCAGGGTTCTACTGAAGAGGGTGCCCAAGTTATACAGCAGGCTGATGCAGGCAGCACTGATCAGCTGTGGGAGTTGGTTCCAGATGAAGGACATATTATGGTGGACAGTTATCGATTGGTTAATGAGAACAGTGGTAAAGTGTTGGGTATCTATCAGGGTTCGATGGCAGATGGAGGGAAGGCGGTTCAGTGGACCAGCGGAATTTCATCATATGACCAAAATTGGTTTGTAGTCAGCACAGCTGATGGTTATACGAAACTGGTCAATACTAATAGTCGTAAAAACCTGGGCATTTTAGGAGGTTCATTAGCTAACGGTGCTCAAAGTGTTCAATGGAATGATAACGGATCGAATGACCAGCAGTGGACTTTGGAGTCCTCAGGTGAGTTTTACAATATTATTAATCGTAACAGTGGAAAAGTTCTGGCAGTAGATCAGGGTTCAACGACAGAGGGTGGAAATATTATTCAAGCAAATAATACAGGTTCTGCTAGCCAGCACTGGAAACTAGTCACGAATAGATAAAATATCATGTATCAAAAAGTCATCGGCCTTAAACTAAGGGTGATGGCTTTTTTATCGAAATAAGCCTTGAATGACTAAATCGTCACCTTCAGTGTCACTGGAATGTCACCTTGGAGAGATATACTATTTCCATCGACATATGGAGGGAATTGTGAAGTTATTATGGGAGTGAAATTACGGAAGATCCTTATTATAGGAACTATTTTGTATACACTGTTGATCTTATATTTTTTGTTTTTTGCTTTCAATAGAGTAGAGCATGCAACAAGCCAGTATGAATACACGTTTATGTTGATTCCTGAAAGTGTTCCGCTTCTTTTTCCTGATCTCTTTGACCTATCCTTTTCTTGGGTTTATGACTTTGGGAACATCGCTGCTTTTATTCCTTTTGGCGTATTATTCCCTTTGCTGTATCGTACACATTTTAAGAAGTTTATTTGTTTGTTTATCTTAACAATTTTTGGGCTGGAAACTCTTCAAGCTTTAACTTTTTTAGGTTCCTTTGATGTAGCCGATGTCATCTCCAATACGTTAGGGGCAATGATCGGATTTTGTGCATATAAGATTGGATTTTCCCCGGAAATCACCAGGAGATCGCTTTTTACTTCGACATTATCTGTTGTTGTGCTATTGGTTGGAATCATGGGAATCTCTGAGATCATTGATTTAACTCTGAAGAAAAGTGAAAGACCTGTGCAGGGATTACAAACGTTGGAAAAGCTTACGGGAAGCATGCCTATCACGCATAATCTTCCCAGTTTCACTATCGCTGGTGAAAATATAATACCAAAAATGAATTTATACAGCAGTGAAGGTGAAGAAATTAAAAAATACACCTATACTTTGGGTGATAAAAAAGAGGTATGGTTATATTTCAGCTTTGGATTCCCGCAAAATGAAAATTCTAGCAGTGAACTAATGATTATAGCTGATGGTAACATGATCCTTCAATCCAGTGAACAATATAGTTCCCAAGCTGAACTCAACAATACGGCATTAGTTACCGTAAAAGAAATAACCTTTATCCTTAAAGGGAATGTGAAGTTATGGGATGTAGGATTTAGTGAAATGAAGCATTGGTGGGAATGAGAAACTAACCCTTCGTTAATTTTATTAACGGAGGGTTTCTTTTGCTGATCGCCTCATATACATATTCCGATATACAGCCGGGGTGAGGTTCTCGTATTTTTTGAAGGTTTTAATGAAATAGCCCGTGTCGCAAAAGCCCAAATCATCACTGACTTGATTGATCGGGGAATCCGTGGATTCCAGCAGTTGCTTAGCCCATTCAATCTTGAGTCTGGCAATGAAGACGGAGAAATTCTCTCCAGTTTCTTTTGTGAAAATACGGCTGAAATAACTGGGGCTGATATGACAAAGCTTAGCCATTTCTTTGAGGCTGAAATTCTCATTTTTGTGTGCATAAATGTAATTAAAAGCAGGCTGAAGCACAGAATTTACTGAGACGAACTTTTGAACACCATTCTTTAATTTGGTCTCGATCAAAGCCCCGGATAACTCCTGCTGTATGGATTGGATTTTTCGGTACGTACGGTCTGACTCGTCCATAGCTTCAGCAGAGGCGGGTTCTTCTATATTGGTGGTCAGAACCTTTTTGTACAAATCCACGGTAGTATGCTTTTGAATGGCTTCCTCCACGATATAGGTACTTAACTGCAGCAGCAGCTCAACACACTTTGTTACTTCATCGTAGGATAAAACAGGCAGTGCCTGGTAATGCTCTTTGAGTGCTTTAAATTTCATGTTCGTCTCCACATTCGGCGGCCGAGAGACAATCTGCTCCAGTTGTGGCACGTCAGGTTCACGAAGCTTGAGCTGTCCGGCCATAATTGCACCTAGATATTGATTATCTATAATGATGGGAATCGCGATATCTATAATATTGAAATGACATAAATAAATAAACGGTTTGTTCTGGCGAACCGCTTCAATCCCAGCGCGGGCATCACATTTTTGACAATATTGAGAGAGATGGGAGTCCTGGCGCACACCTTGACAGAAAGGCTGACAATAGCTGTGCTTGGTCACGGGAACACCCTTGTAATCAACAGTAAGAATAGCCATTTTGGTTACAAGAGATAAGGAATCCTGGAGATTTTCCCATTTCTTCAAATCAATAATTTCTTCTAGATTGAACCGGGATTTTGACATCACAAAATTCTCCTATGTAAGTTATAGAATCTTAATGAACATTATACAGAATAATTCAACACAATGACATGAAAGTTCGATTTTTCACGATTATGACAAAAAAATACGATAAGAAAACGCTTTAATAAGCTTTTATTGTTTCATGTTTCTTAAATTAGAGCAATCTATAATGATAACTATAAACAACTGAGGAGGAACGAAAAATGAGAAGAGCGTTTATCAGTCCGACGAAATATGTACAAGGTGAGAATGAATTATTGAACTTAGGTTACTTCGTAAAAACATTTGGTGATTCTGCTTTGTTAATTGCCCATCCAGATGATGTAACACGTGTGAAAGACAAACTGGAGGCAACTAAACAGAAATTTAATATAACTCTTGTTGAAAGCGGCTTCCACGGGGAATGCTCAAGACAAGAAGTCGCCAGATTACAAGCGCTAGCCAAGGAGCATCAATGTGCATGTACGATTGGCTTGGGTGGAGGTAAGGCGATTGATACGGCAAAATGTGTAGCTGAAGGAGAAGCACTGATTATCGTTCCAACGATAGCAGCAACTGATGCTCCGACAAGCCACTCAGCGGTGCTCTATACTCCGGAAGGTGAATTTGATGATTATGCTTATTTCAAGCAAAGCCCGAGTGTAGTCATGATTGATACAACTGTTATTGCTAATGCACCTACAAGATTTCTTGTGGCAGGCATGGGAGATGCACTTTCAACCTATTTTGAAGCAAGAGCTACTGCAAATTCGTATTCCAATGTGAATGCAGGTTTACCTTGCGGAGTTCGTGAAGGGGTTTGCGGTGAAGCTAAAGGGACGGTAACAGCGCTGGGACTTGCAAAGCTCTGTTATGAGACATTGCTTGAGAATGGATTCAAGGCGAAGCAGGCTTGCGATCTGAATATCGTAACCCCAGCTTTGGAGAATATAATCGAGACGAATATTCTTTTATCGGGTCTTGGGTTTGAAAGCGGTGGTTTGGCAGCGATTCATGCGATTCATAATGGGTTAACTGCTTTGGAAGGAACTCATCATTATTATCATGGTGAAAAGGTAGCCTTCAGCACGATTGCTCAACTGGTTCTTGAAAACGCAGACCGGACTGAGTTAAAAGAAGTGTTGGACTTCTGTCTTTCGATTGGTCTCCCAGTTTGCTTAGCGGATATTGGTGTTGAGCATGTAACCTATGAGGAACTGCTTGAGGTTGCTAAAAAAGCTTGCATTGCTGAGGAATCTATCCATTCGATGCCGTTCCCAATTACGGAGGATGCGGTTGCATCAGCAATTATGGCAGCCGATCAATTAGGCCGTCAATATAAATCAAGTAAGGAGCTTTAAGATGAAAAAAATCATAAACAAGCCGGAGACTCTGGTTAGGGAAATGTGTAACGGGCTTGTCTTGGCGCATCCCGAGCTGGATTTCGATCCGAAATTTAAAGTGATTTCTAAGAAAGAGATTAATCAAGATAAAGTTACCCTGATCAGTGGTGGCGGAAGCGGGCATGAACCGGCTCATGCCGGGTTCGTAGGAACCGGGATGCTGGATGCAGCTGTATGCGGTGATGTGTTTGCTTCACCATCCCAAATCCAGGTTTATCAAGCGATTCGCCGCACAGCAAGCGCCAAAGGTTCGTTGCTTATTATCAAGAATTATAGCGGTGACATCATGAACTTTAAAAATGCGGCCCATCTAGCAACTGAAGATGGTATCGAAGTGGATTATGTCAAAGTAGACGACGACATTGCCGTTGAAGACAGTCTTTATACAGTAGGGAGAAGAGGCGTAGCCGGAACAGTGCTTGTTCATAAGGTAGCCGGAGCAGCAGCAGAAGCTGGATTGTCTTTAGCAGAAGTGAAAGAAGCGGCGCAACATGCAATTGATCATGTGCGCAGCATAGGCTTCGCCTATACCTCTTGTACCGTACCTGCCAAAGGTACTCCGACATTTCATATTGAAGAGAACGAGATGGAATACGGGGTTGGGATCCATGGAGAACCTGGAATACGCAGGGAGAAAATTGTACCCGCAGATGAATTAGCACAGCGAATGGTTACCTCTTTGCTAGACAACTTCCAAATGAATGATCAGAAGCAGGAGGAAGTAGCCGTATTAATTAATGGATTTGGCGGCACCCCGCTGCAAGAGTTATATTTGCTGAACAATTCTGTCATCCGCGAATTAACTGCTAAGAATAAACAAGTGTTTAAAGTGTTTGTTGGTAACTACATGACCAGCATTGACATGGCAGGTGCATCGGTGACGATAATGAAGCTGGATGAGACGCTGAAGAAATGGTTATCTGCGCCTTGTGATACACCAGCCTTGTCGATTAAAGGCCCCTTTGAGCCTGTGAACTATACTGAAGTAATCCAGGAAGAGAAAGCAGACAGCAATGTATCCTTTAAGAATAATACGGATGCTGCTGCAGCGGTGATTAAGAACAATCGGTTTACTTTGCAAAATATCGTCTATCTGCTCGATCAAATGAGCCAGGTTATTATTGAGAATGAAGTTCCGTTCTGTGAGCTTGACTCCCACGCTGGAGACGGCGATTTTGGGATGAGTGTAGCTAAGGGCTTTAAACAGCTGAAAGTCGAGTGGGAGGATATTTTAGCTCATCATCTCACTAATATCGGCGAGTTCCTTGATGCCTGTTCCATGGTCATTATGGAATATTGCGGCGGAGCATCCGGACCGATCTGGGGATCAGGCTTCCGCGCAGCGAGCAAAAATGTTCAACAGAAGGAAGAGCTGACCATTCAGGAGTTTGCTGATATGATGCAAGCTGTTGTCAAAGGGATTCAAGATACGGGTGAAAGATCTTTTGGCAGAGGGGCTGTTGTCGGAGACAAGACATTGATTGATGCGCTTGTACCGTTTGCAGATGCCTGGACCCAAAGTGCAGAACAAGGCGACGATATCAAAGTGGCGGCAAGTAAAGCAGCGGAAGCAGCTGTCCAAGGTTCTAAAAATACTATAGAAATCGTTGCCCGTATGGGAAGAGCCGGCACAGTGGGGGAACGTAGCATAGGTTATCCAGATGCGGGTGCTCATGCACTTGGGGTTATTTTCACAGAGCTGGCAAAAGCAATGAAATAAGAATCACACATAACCTGAATCCGAGGGATATCTACTCATGGGGTCTACTAATGAATTTTTCGGATTCAGATTATTTTTTTTTGCCCATTTTGTGTTACACATTTTGATTTGATACTTTTTTTGGGGGGGAGACCAGATGAAAAAGTTTCTGTCTACGAGATTAGCATTGAAATTTTTATGTGTCGCTTTATCCATGGTTTTGATCAGTTGTGTGGGAGCTTCTTTCTTGCAAACAGATTTCGGAAAGGTCCAGATTAGTAAGTTTAAGATTCCGTCCGATAATGGTACTTGGATTGAGGGAAATCTGTTCAGGCCTGTCTCAGCAAATGCAGAGCATAAAGTTCCACTCGTCATTACTAGTCACGGTTTTTTAAACAATAAAGAGATGCAGGATAGTACCGCAATCGAACTTTCCCGTCGGGGAATTGCCGTGATTGCAATGGATTTCTTATGGCATGGAGGCTCGAGCTCTCCTGATATGCCATTTTTCCCAACGATAATGTCAGAGAATAATGGGATGATTCCTCTGGTGGAATATGCATCATCCAGTCTTGATTATGTAGACTCTACAAAAATTGGCATTAGTGGTCATTCTATGGGTGGAATGATTACCTGGAGTACACTCCAGTATTATGGCCAACTTTATTTGGCGGAGCTCGAAGCGGCGAAAGATCCCTCTTCGGAAGACGGCGCAGTTATTACGGTAAGTGAACAAGCCAAGGCTGATGCTTCGAATAAAGTTGCATCCGCTTTCATTGTTTCTCAGGTCGAACAGTCTACCGATGAGACTTTTCAAAACATCCATGCCAATGTAGGCATCAATGTAGGCAAATATGATGAAGGCGGCTCCGGATTTGCGAGAGGGAATGCTGATCTTTCGGGCGATGCCCCAGAATCACTAGCTGCTATAAATTCAGTAATGCCGGAGAATCAAAAGATAAACGCTGTGGAAATCGGCAAATATTACGGTAATGCAGCTGATCAAACCTTGCGCGTCGTGTACAATCCAGCGGAGATCCACCCTTGGCAACACTTTTCGGTGGCGAGCACTGGTTATTTAGCAGACTTTTTTACGAAAGCGTTTCAAATCAATAATCCGTTATCTGCCGGCAACCAATTATGGTTATGGAAAGAGATCTTTAACTTTATCGGCTTGTTAGGATCCTTTTTATTTATTGTCCCCTTTGCGGTATTGCTCCTCAAGCTTCCTTGTTTCAATAGTCTAATTCAACCTACTCCTGCCAAGTTACCGGAGCCTAAGACCAGAAAAAGCAAAATTCTTTTTTGGGGTTCTTGGATAATGAGTTGGGTAATTTCCGCAATATCATACCTTCCGATCAGTCGCTGGAGTATTATAGCTGGACAGGATATCCTTCAGCCTCGTAGTTTGTTTCCACAAACCGCCATGAACTTTATTTTAATCTGGGCGATCTTTAACGGCCTTGTGGGTCTATTGTTATTCTGGTTAACCACTCGTTTATCAGGAAAAAATTATAATGAGCACTCTGAAAGCTGGGGAATAAAAACAAATTTGAAAGAACTGCTGAAGACTTTTGCACTTGCTGTATGTATATTCACTGGATTCTATGCTTTGGTTGCATTTGCAGATTATTTCTTTCAGACAGACTTCCGCTTATGGGTACTGGCAATTAAAGTATTCACTCCGAATCAATTATTAATTGGCTTACGTTATATGCTTTTCTTCTTTATATTTTATGTTGCACAGTCAATTGCCGTGAACTCTACCACCCCAGTTGAAGGGCAGAAAGAATGGAAGGATCTGCTCATTAGCGGGACAGGCGGTGTACTCGGAATTCTAGTGCTCATTGGGGTACAATACGGAACGTTATTTTCAACAGGTGTAACTTTTTGGCAAAATCAAGATTGGCTCAGAATACTAGTCCTTTTCCCTCTCGTTTTCCAGCTCTTTATTGCAGCTTATATTTCGCGTTACCTCTTTAAGTGCACAGGAAAAATATGGCTGGGAGCCATGGTGAATTGTATGATTATTGTGATGATGGGCGCAGCCAATACATTTACATTTTGAGAGATGCAATAATCTATTCTTCTACGAAGAATATGCCTACGGCGTAAGAGGTTTAGATAGAAAAAACGTACTGCAGCTTATGCAGTACGTTTTTTGATTAAATAATAAATTCAACGATGTATTGTTGGCAAATGAGTTCATATCCCAGCGATTGATATAGAGAAATGGCTCCTACATTCTCCTCAAAAACATTCAAATATACGTTAGCTGAAATGGCATGTCCTTGGCGTGTTAGCTCTGCACAGACTTTTTTTCCATATCCATTTCTTCTCCAGGCTACATCCGTTCCGATATTTCCTAGTTCAACGTAATCCTCACTATATATGTGGTATCCTCCTACAGCAATCAGCTCGTCTTGTGCCATCACACCATAGAACGGATTCTGTAATTCTTCTTTTGAAAAAGCCATGGTTTGCAGCTCGTTCATCTTTGCTTCAATTCGCTGGAAATGAGCAGGTCCTAAGTGCATAACATGCTTGTCCGCTGTTGGTAGAACATCTTCATGAATATGTTTCATTAGAAGCAATTTTTGGGGAGGGCTGTAGAACTCAAGCTGAGAAGCAAAGACCTGCAGCTCTTGTTCGTTAATAATAAAGCTACCCACCGCATAGTTATGTAGATGTAATTCATCTTTCATGAACGCCAACATTGAGCTGAGACAAAAGGATTGCTGAACTGGATATACAGAAAAAGCATTAAACGGAAGGCCACTTAAAAAGGCTAATACTCCAAGCAACTCGCCCTGGTCAGAATACTGACCGTAATGCACTGTGTTTTGTCTGCGAAAAGTAAGGTATGAATAATATAAAAAATGCTGTTCCTTATTAATCGAGCTTAA
It contains:
- a CDS encoding cupin domain-containing protein translates to MANEQLSNSTIFPLGQKVEANFIGDAYLQMIYTDATPLNAPIGNVTFAPGARNNWHSHKIGQVLLVTGGEGWYQEEGKPAQFLQTGDVVNIPANVKHWHGATKDSWFVHLAISPGETEWLEPVDGKLYNQL
- a CDS encoding MerR family transcriptional regulator; amino-acid sequence: MPYSIGEFAEIVGVNKSTLRYYEMEGLLTPHRSDNNLREYTDQDIGWVQFLLHLKDSGMTMAELKQYTEWRAMGDETIPERKNLLEQRKQQVEQEIKALQQNLDILNRKIVFYNDQLTGNKYEFVLYHNE
- a CDS encoding MerR family transcriptional regulator, whose amino-acid sequence is MYTVKEVAKLLGLTEHTIRYYTDKGLVPTIQRDKNNIRLFDDDSINWLTGVKYLKQCGMSVEDIKSYVDLCLLGDSTIHDRYQIIMEYKAAAAAQLEEAKLKVKYMEDKANHYLDIINQVIPDDTNPAKWTKS
- a CDS encoding aldo/keto reductase, translated to MQTVTLNNGVVMPILGFGVYQMNDASECEQSVYEAIMAGYRLIDTAAAYQNEEAVGRAIKRSGVPREEIFITTKLWIQDAGYERTKKAFAKSLDRLQVDYLDLYLIHQPFGDVYGSWRAMEELYREGKIKAIGVSNFQMDRLIDLISHNEITPAINQIETHPFQQQIESANYMKEKNVQIESWGPFAEGRNNLFNNEVLVSIAEKYQKSVAQVVLRWLTQRGVIAIPKSTHKERIIENFNIFDFELNQEDLETIAKLDTKQSVFFSHNDPQIVEGLAKHKFDI
- a CDS encoding RICIN domain-containing protein, with protein sequence MRRELRKVLSFLLVLVTVVGTGISFDGNIVNAFGPNVLYVPPADSPSYGALSPRAIQLKYSGINNNKMYATFEQTSNTTPVFPIYESVDNGVTWNQVGEVEDTQNGWGMLNCPELFELPQSLGNMPAGTMLLAGNSVPSNKAATKLELYKSNDLGRTWTYVSTIAEGGRNDIGYDPIWEPFFLVHNNKLIVYYSDERDPAHAQKLVHQTTLEGTNWGPVVVDVAFADSKLRPGMPTIAKLGNGNYAMTYEMVGYPGVPNYLKISADPESWNPTEVGTLVGYGGSPYISALGDGRLVLNVAGKKEVLINSSRVDASGSWVPYNPPVDAGYNRQLLPLSNGRLFIPQAGFFSGKNTVKYGDMSVGYYKLINVKSGKALGVLEGGTANGNPLVQWSSGTNSLDQYWLISTAESGYAPNGYKSIVNAKSGKVAGILEGSTTEGAKAVLWTENNSDDQQWTLQASGNYYKIVNRNSGQTLGIAQGSTEEGAQVIQQADAGSTDQLWELVPDEGHIMVDSYRLVNENSGKVLGIYQGSMADGGKAVQWTSGISSYDQNWFVVSTADGYTKLVNTNSRKNLGILGGSLANGAQSVQWNDNGSNDQQWTLESSGEFYNIINRNSGKVLAVDQGSTTEGGNIIQANNTGSASQHWKLVTNR
- a CDS encoding VanZ family protein, which gives rise to MGVKLRKILIIGTILYTLLILYFLFFAFNRVEHATSQYEYTFMLIPESVPLLFPDLFDLSFSWVYDFGNIAAFIPFGVLFPLLYRTHFKKFICLFILTIFGLETLQALTFLGSFDVADVISNTLGAMIGFCAYKIGFSPEITRRSLFTSTLSVVVLLVGIMGISEIIDLTLKKSERPVQGLQTLEKLTGSMPITHNLPSFTIAGENIIPKMNLYSSEGEEIKKYTYTLGDKKEVWLYFSFGFPQNENSSSELMIIADGNMILQSSEQYSSQAELNNTALVTVKEITFILKGNVKLWDVGFSEMKHWWE
- a CDS encoding PocR ligand-binding domain-containing protein, encoding MSKSRFNLEEIIDLKKWENLQDSLSLVTKMAILTVDYKGVPVTKHSYCQPFCQGVRQDSHLSQYCQKCDARAGIEAVRQNKPFIYLCHFNIIDIAIPIIIDNQYLGAIMAGQLKLREPDVPQLEQIVSRPPNVETNMKFKALKEHYQALPVLSYDEVTKCVELLLQLSTYIVEEAIQKHTTVDLYKKVLTTNIEEPASAEAMDESDRTYRKIQSIQQELSGALIETKLKNGVQKFVSVNSVLQPAFNYIYAHKNENFSLKEMAKLCHISPSYFSRIFTKETGENFSVFIARLKIEWAKQLLESTDSPINQVSDDLGFCDTGYFIKTFKKYENLTPAVYRNMYMRRSAKETLR
- a CDS encoding glycerol dehydrogenase, with the translated sequence MRRAFISPTKYVQGENELLNLGYFVKTFGDSALLIAHPDDVTRVKDKLEATKQKFNITLVESGFHGECSRQEVARLQALAKEHQCACTIGLGGGKAIDTAKCVAEGEALIIVPTIAATDAPTSHSAVLYTPEGEFDDYAYFKQSPSVVMIDTTVIANAPTRFLVAGMGDALSTYFEARATANSYSNVNAGLPCGVREGVCGEAKGTVTALGLAKLCYETLLENGFKAKQACDLNIVTPALENIIETNILLSGLGFESGGLAAIHAIHNGLTALEGTHHYYHGEKVAFSTIAQLVLENADRTELKEVLDFCLSIGLPVCLADIGVEHVTYEELLEVAKKACIAEESIHSMPFPITEDAVASAIMAADQLGRQYKSSKEL